In the Engystomops pustulosus chromosome 2, aEngPut4.maternal, whole genome shotgun sequence genome, one interval contains:
- the LOC140116483 gene encoding keratin, type II cytoskeletal cochleal-like → MSHQSLHSAHSRSGATHKNFSSSSACLPSKHNHTSLPTKKISLGHKALTNFGSKSVYGIVSGGHKMSSGRFGHAYGLSFGGSNHGYGGPVCSTGITTVTVNQSLLAPMNLEIDPNIQRVRTDEKDQIKGLNNKFASFIDKVRFLEQQNKMLETKWSLLQDQKTARCQIEPLFEAFISNLRRQLESLTCEKARLESERRTMEEAVEDLKSKYEEELNRRTAAENEFVSLKRDVDAAFMNKAELQAKVDSLTDEINFLRTLFDAEIAQLQGQISDTSVVVSMDNSRDLDLNSIIAEVKAQYEEIANKSRAEAESLYQTKYEELRMTAGRHGDDLRNTKHEIAELNRIIQRLKAEIESVKDQRAKLEAAISEAEERGEMAVRDAKNKLTELEEALQKAKQDMARQLREYQELMNVKLALDIEIATYRKLLEGEEHRLCAEGSGSVSISVLHSSSGGHGSSGHHHKRGFSTGSLSSGKYSSGHGQSVQNEKATYH, encoded by the exons ATGTCCCACCAATCTCTTCATTCTGCCCACAGCAGATCAGGAGCTACACACAAGAATTTCAGTTCATCATCCGCTTGCTTACCATCTAAGCACAACCATACTTCTTTACCTACAAAGAAAATATCCCTGGGTCATAAAGCCTTGACAAATTTTGGCAGTAAAAGTGTCTATGGAATAGTTTCAGGTGGACATAAGATGTCATCTGGAAGATTTGGACATGCGTATGGACTCAGCTTTGGTGGATCTAACCATGGTTATGGAGGACCTGTCTGTTCTACAGGAATTACCACAGTTACTGTAAACCAGAGTCTTTTGGCTCCAATGAATTTAGAGATTGATCCAAACATCCAGAGAGTCAGGACAGATGAGAAGGATCAAATCAAAGGCCTTAATAATAAGTTTGCCTCTTTCATTGACAAG gtGCGGTTCCTTGAACAACAAAATAAGATGTTGGAGACAAAATGGTCCTTATTGCAAGACCAGAAGACAGCCAGGTGTCAGATTGAACCTTTGTTTGAGGCTTTTATCAGTAACCTCAGGAGACAGCTGGAGAGCCTAACATGTGAGAAGGCTCGTCTAGAGTCAGAAAGAAGAACTATGGAGGAGGCAGTGGAGGATTTAAAGTCAAA ATATGAAGAGGAGCTGAACAGACGTACAGCTGCAGAAAATGAGTTTGTAAGCCTCAAGAGG GATGTTGACGCAGCCTTTATGAATAAAGCAGAACTACAAGCCAAAGTTGACTCACTAACAGATGAGATCAACTTCCTAAGGACCCTGTTTGATGCG GAAATTGCTCAGCTACAGGGTCAGATATCAGACACATCTGTTGTTGTGTCCATGGACAACAGCCGAGATTTAGACCTAAACAGCATCATTGCTGAGGTCAAGGCTCAGTATGAGGAGATTGCCAACAAGAGCAGAGCAGAAGCCGAGTCCCTGTATCAAACCAAG TATGAGGAACTACGTATGACTGCGGGCAGACATGGTGATGATCTACGCAACACTAAGCATGAAATTGCTGAACTGAATCGCATAATTCAGAGACTTAAAGCAGAGATTGAGAGTGTGAAAGATCAG AGAGCAAAACTGGAAGCTGCTATATCTGAGGCTGAAGAGCGTGGAGAGATGGCTGTCAGAGACGccaagaacaaacttacagagcTGGAAGAAGCTCTCCAGAAGGCCAAGCAGGACATGGCTCGCCAACTGCGGGAATACCAGGAGCTGATGAACGTCAAACTGGCTCTGGATATTGAGATCGCCACCTACAGGAAACTGCTGGAAGGAGAGGAGCACAG GTTGTGTGCAGAAGGCAGTGGCTCTGTGAGCATCT CCGTCCTGCATTCTAGCAGTGGAGGGCATGGAAGCAGTGGACACCATCACAAGAGAGGATTCAGCACCGGCAGCTTGTCATCAGGAAAATACAGTTCAGGACATGGGCAAAGTGTGCAAAACGAGAAGGCAACTTATCATTAA
- the LOC140117653 gene encoding keratin, type II cytoskeletal cochleal-like — MSHQSGHSSHGYRSFSSSSACLPSVSKHNSFGSLSSKKISLGHKIHPSFSSKSVYSVSGGHKISTGLKSGHAYSLSGLGHGLSTAGHGFGGSFCSPGITSVTVNQSLLAPLNLEIDPNIQKVRIDEKDQIKGLNNKFASFIDKVRFLEQQNKMLETKWSLLQDKKPAKSHIEPLFEAYINNLRKQLDCLGSERVRLEAERRSMEDAVEEFKKKYEDEINRRTAAENEFVGLKRDVDAAFINKSELQAKVDSLTDEINFLRALFDAEIAQLQAQISDISVIVSMDNSRDLDMDSIISEVKAQYEEIANRSRAEAEAMYQSRYEELRLTAGRHCDDLRNTKHEITELTRLIQRLKGEIESVKAQRAKLESAIAEAEERGEAAVKDAKSKLAELESALQKAKQDMARQLREYQELMNVKLALDIEIATYRKLLEGEECRLVGDGHGSVSISVVSNSSGHSASGQHHHGGSFSSSSLSKGKHGHHY; from the exons ATGTCTCACCAATCTGGACATAGCAGCCATGGATACAGGAGCTTCAGCTCATCCTCCGCTTGCTTACCATCTGTGAGCAAACACAACTCCTTTGGTTCCCTTTCTTCTAAGAAGATATCACTTGGCCACAAAATCCACCCATCATTCAGCAGCAAAAGTGTCTACAGTGTCTCTGGAGGACATAAGATCTCAACTGGATTGAAGAGTGGACATGCTTATAGTTTGTCTGGACTTGGACATGGGTTGAGCACTGCAGGCCATGGATTTGGTGGCTCATTTTGTTCTCCTGGTATCACCTCTGTTACTGTTAACCAAAGTCTTCTGGCTCCTCTTAATCTGGAGATTGATCCTAATATCCAGAAAGTCAGAATTGATGAAAAAGACCAGATTAAAGGACTAAACAACAAGTTTGCCTCCTTTATTGACAAG GTGAGATTTTTGGAACAGCAGAATAAGATGCTAGAGACTAAATGGTCTCTTCTCCAAGACAAAAAACCCGCCAAAAGCCACATTGAACCCCTCTTTGAGGCATACATCAACAACCTGAGGAAACAACTAGACTGTCTAGGAAGCGAAAGAGTTCGTCTGGAGGCAGAAAGAAGAAGCATGGAAGATGCAGTAGAAGAATTCAAGAAAAA GTATGAGGATGAGATCAACAGACGCACCGCAGCAGAGAATGAATTTGTGGGTCTTAAGAGA GATGTGGATGCCGCTTTCATCAACAAATCTGAGCTACAAGCTAAAGTGGACTCCCTAACTGATGAGATTAACTTCCTGCGCGCCCTCTTTGATGCT GAAATTGCTCAACTCCAGGCTCAGATCTCAGACATCTCAGTCATTGTCTCCATGGACAATAGTAGAGACCTGGACATGGACAGCATCATCTCTGAAGTTAAAGCTCAATATGAAGAGATTGCCAACAGGAGCAGAGCCGAGGCCGAGGCCATGTACCAGTCAAGA TACGAAGAGCTGCGTTTGACAGCTGGAAGACATTGTGATGACCTGAGAAACACTAAGCATGAAATCACTGAATTGACTCGTCTGATCCAAAGACTAAAGGGTGAAATAGAAAGTGTCAAGGCACAG CGTGCCAAACTGGAATCCGCAATAGCAGAGGCTGAGGAGCGTGGTGAAGCAGCAGTGAAAGATGCCAAGAGTAAACTGGCAGAGCTGGAGTCTGCTCTACAGAAGGCCAAGCAGGACATGGCTCGCCAGCTGAGAGAATACCAGGAGCTGATGAACGTCAAACTGGCTCTGGATATTGAGATCGCCACCTACAGGAAACTGCTGGAAGGAGAAGAATGCAG aCTTGTTGGCGATGGACATGGATCTGTTAGCATCT CTGTGGTCAGCAACTCCTCTGGACACAGTGCAAGTGGCCAACATCACCATGGAGGAAGCTTCAGCTCCAGCAGCCTATCCAAGGGGAAGCATGGACATCACTATTAA